Proteins co-encoded in one Ananas comosus cultivar F153 linkage group 15, ASM154086v1, whole genome shotgun sequence genomic window:
- the LOC109721780 gene encoding tetratricopeptide repeat protein 1-like, whose product MVLIEEDGESFEDALTDEQLREKALNQANDAKAEGNKLFCAGKYDDALSQYEIALQIASEVQSSEEISSMCHANRAICFSKLGKYDETIKECTKALELNPPYLKALLRRAEAHEKLEHYEEAIADMKKVIELEPSNDQARKSLQHLEPLAAEKREKMKEEMIEKLKEMGNSVLGRFGMSVDNFKAVKDPNTGSYSISFQH is encoded by the exons ATGGTTTTGATCGAAGAGGATGGAGAATCCTTCGAGGATGCTCTCACTGATGAGCAGTTGCGCGAG AAAGCTTTAAATCAAGCAAATGATGCTAAAGCTGAAGGGAACAAACTTTTCTGTGCGGGCAAGTATGATGATGCACTGTCACAATATGAAATTGCTTTACAGATTGCTTCTGAAGTGCAATCATCGGAAGAAATTAGTTCCATGTGCCATGCGAACCGAGCCATATGCTTCTCAAAACTA GGTAAATATGATGAAACAATAAAGGAATGCACGAAGGCGCTGGAGTTGAATCCTCCATATTTGAAAGCACTACTTAGGAGGGCAGAAGCACACGAGAAGCTCGAACATTATGAAGAAGCTATTGCTG ATATGAAAAAAGTAATCGAGCTAGAACCTTCAAATGACCAAGCAAGGAAATCATTGCAACATCTTGAGCCATTAGCAgctgaaaagagagagaagatgaaGGAGGAGATGATCG AAAAACTGAAAGAGATGGGGAATTCAGTTTTGGGGCGATTCGGAATGAGCGTCGACAACTTTAAAGCTGTGAAAGACCCAAACACCGGCTCATACTCTATCTCATTTCAACACTAA
- the LOC109721654 gene encoding basic blue protein-like: protein MAMGSGSASQVVAFGLLVMLCFVMHGELAESATTYTVGDSGGWTFSSGGWPSGKRFKAGDVLMFKYNPSVHNVVAVNAAGYKSCKVPRGSKTYTSGSDSITLARGTNYFICSFAGHCQSGMKIAVTAA, encoded by the exons ATGGCCATGGGAAGTGGTAGTGCAAGCCAAGTTGTGGCTTTTGGCTTGTTGGTTATGCTATGCTTTGTTATGCATGGTGAGCTCGCCGAGTCGGCGACGACGTACACCGTCGGAGACAGCGGTGGGTGGACCTTCAGCTCCGGTGGCTGGCCAAGCGGAAAGCGCTTCAAGGCAGGCGATGTGCTTA TGTTCAAGTACAATCCGTCGGTACACAACGTTGTTGCGGTGAACGCGGCGGGCTACAAGAGCTGCAAGGTGCCGCGAGGCTCCAAAACCTACACCTCGGGCAGCGACAGTATCACACTGGCAAGAGGAACGAACTACTTCATCTGCAGCTTCGCCGGCCACTGCCAATCTGGCATGAAGATTGCCGTCACCGcagcataa